In the Streptomyces sp. NBC_00193 genome, GCCGTCAAGCGCGGGCTCGACCTCGTCGCCCAGGGCGCCGACCTCGTGGACGTCGGCGGCGAGTCCACCCGCCCCGGCGCCTCCCGCGTCGACGAGGAGGAGGAGCTGCGCCGGGTCGTCCCCGTCGTCCGCGGCCTCGCCTCCGAAGGCGTCGTCGTCTCCGTCGACACCATGCGCGCCTCCGTCGCCGCACAGGCCGTCGCCGCCGGCGCCAGGCTCGTCAACGACGTCAGCGGCGGCCTCGCCGACCCGGAGATGATCCCGGCCGTCGCCGCCGCCGAGGTGCCCTTCGTCGTCATGCACTGGCGCGGCTTCAGCGACGGCATGAACCGCCTCGCCGTCTACGAGGACGTCCTCGCCGAGGTCACCGCCGAACTCCGCACCCGCATCGACGCCGTAGTCACCGGAGGCATCGCCCCCGAACGGCTCCTGGTCGACCCGGGCCTCGGCTTCGCCAAGAACGCCGAGCACGACCTCGCCCTGGTCGCCCACCTCTCCGAGCTGCGCGCGCTGGGCTTCCCGCTGCTGGTGGCCGCCTCGCGGAAGCGTTTCCTCGGCCGGGTGCTGGCCGGCGCCGACGACGCCTCCCCACCGCCCGCCCGCGAACGCGACGCCGCCACCGCCGCCGTCACCGCCATCGCCGCCGCCCGGGGCGCCTGGGCCGTACGCGTCCACGAAGTACGGGCGAGCGCCGACGCGGTTCGGGTGGCCCGTGCCGTGGAAGGGGCACTGCGTACGACCCGTAGCAACGAGGAAGGGGCACGGTGAGCCGTACCGACATCGAATCCGTCGAAGAGGTCAACACGGCCTTCTACGAGGCCATGGAGCGGGGGGACTTCGACGCGCTGTCGGCGCTCTGGCTCGAAGACGAGATCTCCTGCGTGCACCCGGGCTGGCCGGTGCTGTCCGGACGCG is a window encoding:
- the folP gene encoding dihydropteroate synthase, yielding MNTNSGPAPRGLVTGLPDWDRCAVMGVVNVTPDSFSDGGRWFDTTAAVKRGLDLVAQGADLVDVGGESTRPGASRVDEEEELRRVVPVVRGLASEGVVVSVDTMRASVAAQAVAAGARLVNDVSGGLADPEMIPAVAAAEVPFVVMHWRGFSDGMNRLAVYEDVLAEVTAELRTRIDAVVTGGIAPERLLVDPGLGFAKNAEHDLALVAHLSELRALGFPLLVAASRKRFLGRVLAGADDASPPPARERDAATAAVTAIAAARGAWAVRVHEVRASADAVRVARAVEGALRTTRSNEEGAR